The Saccharopolyspora gloriosae genome has a segment encoding these proteins:
- a CDS encoding pseudouridine synthase: MRRKLRSPLPQRDGLDAARMRTPDTGAWATMRDHLVDRLPIPSGEVDRMLREQRVARLDGTFVDAATPFEPGSFLWIQRELPAETPVPFELDVLHRDEHLLVVDKPHFLATTPRGGHVAETALIRLRRALELPELSPAHRLDRMTAGLVLFTVHEAARREYQLLFQNRLVHKEYEAIARHDPSLSLPTVVRSRIVKERGVLQAHEVSGPVNAETRVEIVERREDAARYRLLPETGRTHQLRVHLASLGVPIIGDDLYPRVRDRAADDFTDPLRLLAKALVFTDPITGAQRRFESRRTLSWPSA; this comes from the coding sequence ATGCGCCGCAAGCTCCGATCTCCGCTACCGCAACGCGACGGGCTGGACGCCGCGCGGATGCGGACACCGGACACCGGGGCGTGGGCGACGATGCGGGACCACCTCGTCGACCGGTTGCCGATCCCCTCCGGCGAGGTCGACCGGATGCTGCGGGAGCAGCGCGTCGCCCGGCTGGACGGAACCTTCGTCGACGCTGCCACCCCGTTCGAGCCGGGTTCGTTCCTGTGGATCCAGCGCGAGCTCCCGGCGGAGACGCCGGTGCCGTTCGAACTCGACGTCCTGCACCGCGACGAGCACCTGCTGGTCGTGGACAAGCCGCACTTCCTGGCCACCACCCCGCGCGGCGGGCACGTCGCCGAGACGGCGCTGATCCGGCTGCGCCGCGCCCTGGAACTGCCGGAGCTCAGCCCCGCGCATCGGCTGGACCGGATGACGGCGGGCCTGGTGCTGTTCACGGTGCACGAGGCCGCCCGCCGGGAATACCAGCTGCTGTTCCAGAACCGCTTGGTGCACAAGGAATACGAGGCGATCGCGCGCCACGACCCGAGCCTGTCGCTGCCGACGGTGGTGCGCAGCAGGATCGTCAAGGAACGCGGCGTGCTCCAAGCCCACGAGGTATCGGGGCCGGTGAACGCGGAGACCCGCGTCGAGATCGTCGAACGCCGCGAGGACGCCGCCCGCTACCGGTTGCTTCCCGAGACCGGGCGAACCCACCAGCTCCGGGTGCACCTGGCTTCGCTGGGCGTGCCGATCATCGGCGACGACCTCTACCCGCGAGTGCGGGATCGCGCGGCGGACGACTTCACGGATCCGTTGCGGCTGCTGGCGAAAGCCCTCGTTTTCACCGATCCGATCACGGGCGCGCAACGACGCTTCGAGAGCCGCCGCACCCTCTCCTGGCCGAGCGCCTGA
- the mftR gene encoding mycofactocin system transcriptional regulator (MftR, the mycofactocin system transcriptional regulator, is an uncharacterized TetR family DNA-binding transcription factor. Its role is inferred by context. It occurs as part of the biosynthesis locus for mycofactocin, a partially characterized electron carrier derived from the terminal Val-Tyr dipeptide of the precursor peptide MftA, through a radical SAM enzyme-mediated process.), which yields MAGPASVHPSRAGAGPGRRRTTSPVELERVAFELFDSDGFEQTTVERIARSAGIGRRTFFRYFDSKNDVVWGAFTEQLDVMRERFRARPPEEPLMDSIRVVVVEFNRVEPAETERHRRRLELILRVPALQAHSTLRYADWRAVVADFAAERLGTSARALEPQTIAHAALGAALAAYDHWLERPGADLCATLDSALRRLAAGFAAD from the coding sequence ATGGCCGGACCAGCATCCGTTCACCCGTCCAGAGCAGGAGCGGGGCCTGGGCGACGCCGCACGACGAGCCCCGTCGAACTGGAGCGCGTCGCGTTCGAGCTGTTCGACTCCGACGGCTTCGAGCAGACGACCGTCGAGCGGATCGCCCGCTCCGCCGGAATCGGGCGGCGCACCTTCTTCCGCTACTTCGACTCGAAGAACGACGTCGTCTGGGGCGCCTTCACCGAGCAGCTCGACGTGATGCGCGAGCGGTTCCGCGCCCGCCCGCCCGAGGAACCGCTGATGGACTCGATCCGCGTGGTCGTCGTCGAGTTCAACCGCGTTGAGCCCGCCGAGACCGAACGCCACCGCCGCCGCCTCGAACTCATCCTCCGCGTCCCGGCGTTGCAGGCGCATTCGACGCTGCGCTACGCCGACTGGCGAGCGGTGGTCGCCGACTTCGCCGCCGAGCGCCTGGGCACGTCCGCGAGGGCGCTGGAGCCGCAGACCATCGCCCACGCCGCGCTGGGGGCGGCGCTGGCCGCCTACGACCATTGGCTGGAGCGGCCCGGAGCGGATCTCTGCGCCACCCTCGACAGCGCCCTGCGGCGATTGGCCGCTGGCTTCGCGGCGGACTGA
- the mftA gene encoding mycofactocin precursor MftA (Mycofactocin is a small molecule electron carrier derived from the final two amino acids, Val-Tyr, of MftA, the mycofactocin precursor. It plays a role in redox homeostasis and the metabolism of alcohols and aldehydes in Actinobacteria, including Mycobacterium tuberculosis.): MSESQHSAPAETAPVDGVEDDLLVEEVSIDGMCGVY, encoded by the coding sequence ATGAGCGAGTCCCAGCACAGCGCGCCCGCCGAGACCGCCCCGGTGGACGGCGTCGAAGACGATCTGCTCGTCGAGGAAGTGTCGATCGATGGCATGTGCGGCGTCTACTGA
- the mftB gene encoding mycofactocin biosynthesis chaperone MftB (MftB, a small protein, is a peptide chaperone that assists the radical SAM enzyme MftC in performing two modifications to the C-terminal Val-Tyr dipeptide of the mycofactocin precursor peptide, MftA. MftB's role is analogous to the role of PqqD in the biosynthesis of PQQ, a cofactor that derives entirely from a Tyr and a Glu in the precursor PqqA.) → MACAASTESGAATGFDPGRPHRLSPGVSLRPERFGALVYDFTTRRLSFLKTTELVAVVRELENQPDVHSALTETGVPAEQHPRYLEALAGLHDKGTIRLRD, encoded by the coding sequence ATGGCATGTGCGGCGTCTACTGAGTCCGGCGCGGCGACCGGTTTCGACCCCGGCCGGCCGCACCGCCTGAGCCCTGGCGTCTCGCTGCGCCCGGAACGTTTCGGCGCGCTCGTCTACGACTTCACCACCCGGCGGCTGTCGTTCCTCAAGACGACCGAGCTCGTCGCCGTGGTCCGCGAACTCGAGAACCAACCGGACGTGCACTCCGCGCTCACCGAAACCGGCGTGCCCGCCGAACAGCACCCGCGCTACCTCGAAGCCCTCGCCGGATTGCACGACAAGGGCACCATCCGTCTCCGCGACTGA
- the mftC gene encoding mycofactocin radical SAM maturase (MftC is a radical SAM/SPASM enzyme that catalyzes the first two steps in biosynthesis of the electron carrier mycofactocin from the terminal Val-Tyr dipeptide of the precursor peptide MftA.), translated as MRLVEHFQHGLDSPICLTWELTYACNLSCVHCLSASGRRDPRELSTAECKAVIDEFQRMQVFYVNIGGGEPTVRSDFWELVEYAVDHQVGVKFSTNGVRLTPERARWLARTDYVDVQLSLDGATAEVNDRVRGSGSYDTALTAMANLRDAGFRDFKISVVLTRENVGQLDRFKEIADEYGAQLRITRLRPSGRGADVWDELHPTAEQQREIYDWLVAHGEGVLTGDSFFHLNALGSTPLPGLNLCGAGRVVCLIDPVGDVYACPFAIHSEFLAGNVRDDGGFGSVWRESELFERLREPQTGGACTSCSAYDACQGGCMAAKFFTGLPLDGPDPECVLGNGERALAGVGAGVPKPDKDHSHRTAPRKKQPVTVGIGWGPPEPEAIPDRACDTSPLAGFRP; from the coding sequence ATGCGGCTCGTCGAGCACTTCCAGCACGGTCTGGACTCCCCGATCTGCCTCACCTGGGAACTGACCTACGCCTGCAACCTGTCCTGCGTGCACTGCCTGTCCGCCTCGGGGCGGCGGGATCCTCGGGAGCTGTCCACGGCCGAGTGCAAAGCGGTCATCGACGAGTTCCAGCGCATGCAGGTGTTCTACGTGAACATCGGCGGTGGTGAACCCACCGTGCGCTCCGACTTCTGGGAGCTCGTGGAGTACGCCGTCGACCACCAGGTGGGCGTCAAGTTCTCCACCAACGGAGTCCGGCTGACCCCGGAGCGAGCGCGCTGGCTCGCGCGAACCGACTACGTCGACGTGCAGCTCTCGTTGGACGGGGCGACCGCCGAGGTCAACGATCGGGTGCGCGGCTCGGGCTCCTACGACACGGCGCTGACCGCGATGGCGAACCTGCGCGACGCCGGGTTCCGCGACTTCAAGATCAGCGTGGTGTTGACCAGGGAGAACGTCGGCCAGCTCGACCGGTTCAAGGAGATCGCCGACGAGTACGGGGCGCAGCTTCGCATCACCCGGCTCCGCCCCTCGGGGCGCGGCGCGGACGTGTGGGACGAACTGCACCCGACCGCCGAACAGCAGCGGGAGATCTACGACTGGCTCGTCGCGCACGGCGAGGGCGTGCTCACCGGGGACTCTTTCTTCCACCTCAACGCGCTCGGTTCCACCCCGCTTCCCGGCCTGAACCTGTGCGGCGCGGGCCGCGTCGTGTGCTTGATCGACCCGGTCGGCGACGTGTACGCGTGCCCGTTCGCGATCCACTCCGAGTTCCTCGCGGGCAACGTGCGCGACGACGGCGGGTTCGGTTCGGTGTGGCGAGAATCGGAGCTGTTCGAGCGGCTGCGGGAACCGCAGACCGGTGGCGCGTGCACCTCCTGCTCGGCTTACGACGCCTGCCAGGGCGGCTGCATGGCGGCGAAGTTCTTCACGGGGCTGCCGCTGGACGGGCCGGACCCGGAATGCGTGCTGGGCAACGGGGAACGCGCGCTGGCCGGTGTCGGCGCGGGCGTTCCCAAGCCGGACAAGGACCATTCGCACCGCACCGCGCCGCGGAAGAAGCAGCCCGTGACGGTCGGCATCGGCTGGGGACCGCCGGAACCCGAGGCGATTCCGGATCGTGCGTGCGACACCAGCCCTCTCGCCGGGTTCCGGCCGTAG
- a CDS encoding mycofactocin-coupled SDR family oxidoreductase, whose translation MGEPGVAIVTGAARGIGAAVVRRLAGSGWRVVAVDRCADDPRVDYPLGTVEQLSALAGEFPGSVVEFAADVRDLDALRTAVALAEERFGGLDAAVGAAALMAGGKPFWEADDAEWDALFSVGVDGLAHLAKAAVPALLRRPEPRSGRFVALASAAAHTGLWRLTSYNAAKHAVVGLIRGLATDLRGTGVCATAVSPGSTRTDMLDASAALYDLSDVDEFAAHQLTERILEPDEVAAVVAFLCSPDSSAITGTVVHADGGFTA comes from the coding sequence ATGGGCGAGCCCGGAGTCGCCATCGTCACCGGAGCCGCTCGCGGCATCGGGGCCGCCGTGGTGCGGCGGCTGGCCGGGAGCGGCTGGCGGGTGGTCGCGGTGGATCGGTGCGCCGACGATCCTCGCGTCGACTATCCGTTGGGCACTGTCGAGCAGCTTTCCGCGCTGGCCGGGGAATTCCCCGGCTCGGTGGTCGAATTCGCCGCCGATGTGCGGGATCTCGACGCGCTGCGGACGGCCGTCGCGCTGGCCGAGGAGCGGTTCGGCGGGCTGGACGCGGCGGTCGGCGCGGCGGCGCTGATGGCGGGCGGAAAGCCGTTCTGGGAGGCCGACGACGCGGAGTGGGACGCGTTGTTCTCCGTCGGCGTGGACGGCCTCGCCCACCTGGCCAAGGCCGCCGTGCCCGCGTTGCTGCGCCGACCCGAACCGCGTTCGGGACGGTTCGTGGCGCTCGCCTCGGCCGCCGCGCACACCGGGCTGTGGCGCCTGACCTCCTACAACGCCGCGAAGCACGCCGTGGTCGGGCTGATCCGCGGCCTGGCGACCGACCTGCGCGGCACCGGGGTGTGCGCCACCGCCGTTTCGCCCGGTTCCACTCGCACGGACATGCTCGACGCCAGCGCCGCGCTCTACGACCTGTCCGATGTGGACGAGTTCGCGGCACATCAGCTCACCGAACGGATCCTGGAACCGGACGAGGTCGCGGCAGTGGTGGCGTTCCTGTGCTCACCGGACTCCTCGGCGATCACCGGGACCGTCGTGCACGCCGACGGCGGCTTCACCGCATGA
- the mftF gene encoding mycofactocin biosynthesis glycosyltransferase MftF (Members of this protein family, MftF, are glycosyltransferases, members of PF00535 (glycosyl transferase family 2). The encoding gene is found as part of the mycofactocin cassette, in Mycobacterium tuberculosis, many other Actinobacteria, and occasional members of other lineages. Mycofactocin itself, a putative redox carrier, is a heavily modified derivative of the C-terminal Val-Tyr dipeptide of the mycofactocin precursor MftA (TIGR03969).) — protein sequence MTAAVPAGTRLVPDSSLRRIGGGRVLLGGSPVRLLRVGHTAARLVGRWFAGEPVRSGGNLARRLLDAGLAHPEPPPAVLGPADVTLVIPVKDDPAGLAALLAATADLPNRIVVDDGSARPVPAATVRHRTPRGPAAARNAGWRQAATELVAFLDADALPEPGWLEPLLRQFTDPAVSAAAPRVRGAPADGSLAAYEADRCGLDLGGEPAAVRPMTRVSYVPSAALVLRRDSLDEAGGFDEALRFGEDVDLVWRLIGTGGTVRYVPDSVVRHRSRPRLRAWLRQRFDYGGSAAPLSRRHPGLLSCARLSGWSAASWAALAAGRPIAAVALAVRAAGALPRRLRAYGVPDGESWRLAVLAHLGAGRLLAEAVRRAWWPLLVPLALISRRGRLVLLAALLPCALETVRAGRSPSWFVLRVLDDLAYSCGVWAGCVRHRTAAALLPQFTGGSSR from the coding sequence ATGACCGCCGCGGTGCCCGCGGGGACTCGGCTGGTGCCGGACTCCTCGCTGCGGCGCATCGGCGGCGGCCGGGTGCTGCTGGGCGGGTCACCGGTGCGGCTGCTGCGCGTCGGGCACACCGCCGCCCGGCTGGTCGGCCGCTGGTTCGCGGGGGAACCGGTGCGCTCCGGCGGAAACCTGGCTCGGCGGCTGCTCGACGCCGGGCTCGCCCATCCCGAACCGCCGCCCGCCGTGCTCGGACCGGCCGATGTGACGCTGGTGATCCCGGTGAAGGACGATCCGGCCGGGCTCGCCGCGCTGCTGGCCGCCACCGCGGACCTGCCGAACCGGATCGTCGTGGACGACGGTTCCGCCCGGCCCGTCCCTGCGGCCACGGTGCGGCACCGGACTCCGCGCGGCCCAGCCGCCGCGCGCAACGCCGGGTGGCGACAGGCCGCCACGGAGCTCGTCGCGTTCCTCGACGCCGACGCGCTGCCGGAACCCGGCTGGCTGGAGCCGCTGCTGCGCCAGTTCACCGACCCGGCGGTGTCGGCGGCGGCACCTCGCGTCCGCGGTGCACCGGCCGACGGCTCGCTCGCCGCCTACGAGGCGGACCGCTGCGGCCTCGACCTGGGCGGCGAACCGGCGGCCGTGCGGCCGATGACCCGGGTGAGCTATGTGCCCAGCGCCGCGCTCGTGCTGCGCCGCGACTCCCTCGACGAGGCGGGCGGGTTCGACGAGGCGCTGCGGTTCGGCGAGGACGTCGACCTGGTGTGGCGGTTGATCGGCACCGGCGGGACCGTCCGGTACGTGCCGGACTCGGTGGTGCGGCACCGGTCGCGCCCCCGGTTGCGCGCGTGGCTGCGGCAACGCTTCGACTACGGCGGCTCCGCCGCGCCGCTGTCCCGGCGGCATCCGGGACTGCTCAGCTGCGCCCGGCTGTCCGGGTGGAGCGCCGCGTCCTGGGCGGCACTCGCCGCCGGGCGCCCGATCGCCGCCGTCGCGCTCGCCGTGCGCGCTGCCGGTGCGCTGCCGCGCAGGCTGCGGGCGTACGGCGTGCCGGACGGGGAGTCGTGGCGGCTGGCCGTGCTCGCGCACCTCGGTGCCGGTCGGTTGCTGGCCGAAGCGGTGCGCCGCGCCTGGTGGCCGCTGCTGGTGCCGCTCGCGCTCATCTCCCGGCGAGGCAGGCTCGTGCTGCTCGCCGCGTTGCTGCCGTGCGCGCTGGAGACGGTTCGGGCGGGCCGGAGCCCGAGCTGGTTCGTGCTGCGAGTGCTCGACGACCTCGCCTATTCGTGCGGGGTGTGGGCCGGGTGCGTGCGACACCGCACGGCGGCCGCGCTGCTGCCGCAGTTCACCGGAGGATCGTCACGATGA
- the mftE gene encoding mycofactocin biosynthesis peptidyl-dipeptidase MftE, with protein sequence MSNELGAMRWPELAAPTLAIPLGATEQHGPHLPLRTDTAIAEALCARLAQRVEGVVVAPAVPYGASGEHAGFPGTLSIGHEALRLLLVELVRSADHFAGVVLVNGHGGNLLTAHRAAELLRCEGRRVLLWSPDGPADDSHAGRTETSAMLHLHPGEVAMDAATAGNTEPLTELLPRLRSGGVRAVSPNGILGDPTHATSTAGEATLAHWTDSLTRAVSTWRHEPHHP encoded by the coding sequence ATGAGCAATGAGCTGGGGGCGATGCGCTGGCCGGAGCTCGCCGCGCCGACGCTGGCGATCCCGCTGGGCGCCACCGAACAGCACGGTCCGCACCTGCCGCTGCGCACCGACACCGCCATCGCCGAAGCGCTCTGCGCACGGCTCGCCCAGCGGGTGGAGGGCGTGGTCGTGGCGCCCGCGGTGCCGTACGGCGCCAGCGGTGAGCACGCGGGGTTCCCCGGCACCCTCTCGATCGGGCATGAGGCACTGCGGTTGCTGCTGGTGGAACTGGTGCGTTCCGCCGACCACTTCGCGGGCGTGGTCCTGGTCAACGGGCACGGCGGAAACCTGCTCACCGCGCACCGGGCGGCCGAACTGCTGCGTTGCGAAGGCAGGCGGGTCCTGCTGTGGTCACCGGACGGCCCCGCCGACGACAGCCACGCCGGGCGCACCGAAACGTCCGCGATGCTCCACTTGCATCCCGGGGAGGTCGCCATGGACGCGGCCACGGCAGGCAACACCGAACCGCTCACGGAACTCCTGCCCCGCCTCCGCTCCGGCGGCGTACGCGCGGTCAGCCCCAACGGCATCCTCGGCGACCCCACGCACGCGACCTCCACAGCCGGCGAAGCCACCCTCGCCCACTGGACCGACTCCCTCACCCGAGCGGTCTCAACCTGGCGCCACGAACCTCACCATCCCTGA